A genome region from Prinia subflava isolate CZ2003 ecotype Zambia chromosome 12, Cam_Psub_1.2, whole genome shotgun sequence includes the following:
- the BAHCC1 gene encoding BAH and coiled-coil domain-containing protein 1 isoform X2 yields the protein MDGREFAPPPRLLSERGSLGHRHGSGRVAGSAHGAVQPPGHFQPTKYFPAPISMATHTAGSSLMGSAPPSSFMGGFLSGSLGSGGPSHPAGPTASPPEPAFCGPHSGTSQIWFSHSHEAPGYPRFSGSLASTFLPMGHLDHHGNGNVLYGQHRFYESQKDNFYLRNLPAQPPLLPASHGFPGIARAAPGPPAGSCSRERDAGPLPKTPKDYERFLAGKEKGGKGDPKERLPEEDPKERHKAVLPVPPEGHCKEGVPLRGSGDGRPKPLASCLLGAKGLDGDGARAALPSCAGSALPRAARCAPKEREPGVPEAPQPYGEAVERRQMLHHAVSYAVPAAGSFPCLPLHAGPEVLCPLPEPPARELKLSGATLVPSVGPPTDKSRSFQAESGGMERGEGKERHAEAGTEPYGAPFHHPLKAEGPAERRLEWGAPGTRLKGLEYLGGAAAEGAPFSGRCPAPKAGLEKGYFEVPPAPDCSRAPRPDPLGVRVGPSCCTLEKGPPKEPPAQKVARIRHQQHPEAEAAEGKRKPLELGGLGYGGHPLPPWGVQGQGPPLAVAEERKGGPYLDPFGAGLVRAQEVPNAPDEVSAMKNLLKYSNGALLGGQKGPPFVGLGSAKGSCAHQDAKFPSGKGQPELERPDCARGREHEALGPGGTEGEVRQPPVGIAVAVARQKDTLGRHEPYGTGGAGSTGRQRAAAGVKGTARPVHLMELEAEEERGRLCEERLGLPGRDILLQDNKDLVEFARMHPSGGCPGELTPHLMMTGGSSLPAGQLGGDPAAHTHPAHTHWLPRTRSPSIWMGGHSYGIGHPALHQNLPPAFPASMPSAMQPVFPLTQDPPAQLVILPTEPPTHGTPHTLADVMDQASLWPPMYPGRGPGAHLQHTGQLPVYPRSQFLRQQELYALQQQQQQQQRAAQALEIQRQVHGQRKPEEQPLELEERGPEKPLKPSHKAVALNPPAKGLASAAPAPPKLSPCCHSPALRHPAKCPVTLPTAPCTLPACPAASPAVAPRSPAASPLPAPSKGGDGDDARGEGQPPRRYPKPLEPDLPPGYGYPAAAVGYPAAHSAEPADPDPVHAGSPPAEPEQSRTFSPAAEALRDPTPPRDPPAEGPGALLHRHHLLLPPGPAGGTEEPFGGHREVAQGAPEQPEQQHPVPEAGGSPLPPTVEEEEEEEEEEDEEEGDSDGLEPEGSCDEEEEDGDIPGGHQGCSGGLEALIAAGIDLGELPALEEPEEPPPAPPSPAPHSSGIPGIALLSELADLELRRRRCDLAREGEDEELLAFNLQNLATVAAAWSLVEAAGREGSPPPLSPLPVSPPPRARVPRRKYTWTPKNKAVCPLKAAMEQLNTQEVEVRMRLAELQRRYKEKQRELVRLQRRHDHERDESSRSPARRGPGRPRKRKHSSALGRAESRKVKAVKTSLSLLCAELRGDPEPQKKRSKLAGGTFGSLQGSPLKQKVKGKGLPPGLSPFRRRDPNPGARIQKKLNRPKGSKGSKYQGQDPGPRQPPHFRDEPEGDTDSEEGDEEPGLSLPTGPVAVLGPSPSSVVKMEANEKAKKKKERQGLLGPCRLGSPEGEVKIKRRPVKPGAAGKLEKVPGRRKAGGCPEGSKKKLKAKAKESLRPPGPGGPSPPGPPGSLFGGTDPRLLGPRDEGARLGERGKKGTRKSKGLQAALRRKNGALSLALSPRSAKTILSKGKKLAKVKSKVATKQCKGRAVSKLLESFTVEDDFDFDDNSSFSEEEEELGGCLAAGTRRGVPHACAIQKEDLRDGLHILIPKEDSLLYAGSVRTIQPPDIYSIIIEGERGNRQHIYSQEQLLQEAVLDVRPQSRRSLPPGTRVCAYWSQKSRCLYPGNVVRGSSSDEEEEDAEAVLVEFDDGDTGHIAVSNIRLLPPDFKIQCTEPSPALLVSSSCRRAKRACGDVGTPGALPPTLCPDHGPQPPRNSGRKAAGKEKSGKAVEGLSGGRGPALADPAAGRRGGSLLSWAAVAQTKRKAANKGSAVLQNLFQVNGSTKKLRAKETLFPLHHHHHHLAAPVFGNAFGADSFGRIASSYGSFGAGAGLVLPAAQKLLRSKKAERLEAEVGRSGRRKATGSEFLVKLDHEGVTSPKNKTCKALLLAEKDFGARLERPLGSHGYGHAGLGGRERRGRAATHPLPVGLALRKYSGHGDFALNCDSDCHSSYSDMDEDEDAGGLGADVPSRFMTRLSVSSSSSGSSTSSSSGSISTSSLCSSDNEDSSYSSEDEDSALLLQTCLSHPVPALLAQPDALRPKGAAPQRCFLSKAAAAGPKAKLKRKDPLSFAKAKEFSRRQRLPSVENRPKISAFLPARQLWRWSGNPTQRRGMKGKARKLFYKAIVRGKETLRVGDCAVFLSAGRPNLPYIGRIESMWESWASNMVVKVKWFYHPEETKLGKRQSDGKNALYQSCHEDENDVQTISHKCQVVGREHYEQLTRGRRCQDRQDLYYLAGTYDPTTGRLVTADGVPILC from the exons ATGGACGGCCGTGAGTTcgcgcccccgccgcggctGCTGTCGGAGCGGGGCAGCCTGGGCCACCGGCACGGCTCGGGGCGCGTGGCGGGGTCGGCGCACGGGGCCGTGCAGCCCCCCGGACACTTCCAGCCCACCAAGTACTTCCCGGCGCCCATCTCCATGGCCACGCACACAG ctggcagcagcctgatGGGGAGTGCCCCCCCCTCCTCCTTCATGGGGGGCTTCCTGAGTGGCAGCCTGGGCTCGGGGGGGCCCAGCCACCCTGCCGGCCCCACCGCCTCCCCCCCAGAACCAGCCTTCTGCGGGCCCCACTCCGGCACCTCCCAGATCTGGTTCTCCCACTCCCATGAAG CCCCAGGGTACCCCCGCTTCTCTGGGAGCTTGGCCTCCACCTTCCTGCCCATGGGCCACCTGGACCACCACGGCAATGGGAACGTGCTCTATGGCCAGCACCGTTTCTACGAGAGCCAGAAAG ATAACTTCTACCTGCGGAACCTTCCGGCACAGCCCCCCCTGCTCCCCGCCAGCCACGGCTTCCCCGGCATCGCCCGCGCTGCCCCCGGGCCTCCCGCCGGCTCCTGCAGCCGGGAGCGGGACGCCGGCCCCCTCCCCAAGACCCCCAAGGACTACGAGCGCTTCCTGGCGGGCAAGGAGAAGGGGGGCAAGGGGGACCCCAAGGAGCGGCTGCCCGAGGAGGACCCCAAGGAGCGGCACAAGGCGGTGCTGCCGGTACCGCCCGAGGGGCACTGCAAGGAGGGGGTGCCGCTGCGGGGCTCCGGCGACGGGCGCCCCAAGCCCCTGGCCTCGTGCCTGCTGGGGGCCAAGGGGCTGGACGGGGACGGAGCCCGCGCCGCGCTGCCCAGCTGTGCCGGGAGCGCcctgccccgcgccgcccgctgCGCCCCCAAGGAGCGGGAGCCGGGGGTCCCCGAGGCCCCCCAGCCCTACGGCGAGGCGGTGGAGCGGCGGCAGATGCTGCACCACGCCGTGTCCTACGCCGTGCCCGCCGCcggctccttcccctgcctcccGCTCCACGCCGGCCCCGAGGTGCTGTGCCCGCTGCCCGAGCCCCCCGCCCGCGAACTGAAGCTCAGCGGGGCTACACTGGTGCCCTCGGTGGGGCCCCCGACGGACAAGAGCCGCTCCTTCCAGGCGGAATCCGGCGGGATGGAGCGCGGGGAGGGCAAGGAGCGGCACGCCGAGGCGGGCACTGAGCCCTACGGTGCCCCCTTCCACCACCCGCTGAAGGCCGAGGggccggcggagcggcggctGGAGTGGGGCGCTCCGGGCACCCGGCTGAAGGGGCTGGAGTACCTGGGGGGGGCCGCAGCCGAAGGAGCCCCCTTCTCCGGCCGGTGCCCGGCTCCCAAGGCGGGGTTGGAGAAGGGCTACTTTGAGGTGCCGCCAGCCCCGGACTGCTCCCGCGCCCCCCGGCCCGACCCTCTGGGCGTGCGCGTCGGCCCCTCCTGCTGCACTTTAGAGAAGGGTCCCCCCAAGGAGCCCCCGGCCCAGAAGGTGGCTCGGATCcggcaccagcagcaccccgAGGCGGAGGCGGCCGAGGGCAAGCGCAAGCCCCTGGAGTTGGGTGGCCTGGGGTACGGcgggcaccccctgcccccctggggggtgcagggccaggggccccccctggctgtggctgaggaGCGGAAGGGGGGGCCCTACCTGGACCCCTTTGGCGCGGGGCTGGTGCGGGCGCAGGAGGTGCCCAATGCCCCTGACGAGGTGTCAGCCATGAAGAACCTGCTCAAGTACAGCAACGGGGCGCTGCTGGGGGGGCAGAAGGGCCCCCCCTTCGTGGGGCTGGGCAGCGCCAAGGGCAGCTGCGCCCACCAGGATGCCAAATTCCCATCGGGAAAGGGTCAGCCGGAGCTGGAGCGGCCAGACTGCGCCCGCGGCCGGGAGCACGAGGCGCTGGGCCCCGGCGGCACCGAGGGCGAGGTGCGGCAGCCGCCCGTGGGCATCGCGGTGGCCGTGGCACGGCAGAAGGACACGCTGGGCCGCCACGAGCCCTACGGCACCGGTGGCGCCGGCAGCACCGGGCGGCAGCGGGCGGCTGCTGGGGTCAAAG GCACCGCACGCCCCGTGCACCTGATGGAGCTGGAGGCGGAGGAGGAGCGGGGCCGGCTGTGCGAGGAGCGCCTGGGGCTGCCCGGGAGGGACATCCTGCTCCA GGACAACAAGGACCTGGTGGAGTTTGCCCGGATGCACCCATCGGGAGGGTGTCCCGGGGAGTTGACACCCCATCTGATGATGACGGGGGGCTCGTCACTGCCGGCGGGGCAGCTCGGGGGGGACCCCGCTGCCCACACCCACCCTGCACACACGCACTGGCTGCCCCGCACCCGCAGCCCCTCCATCTGGATGGGGGGACACTCCTACG GCATCGGGCACCCCGCCCTGCACCAGAACCTgccccctgccttccctgcctccaTGCCCAGCGCCATGCAGCCCGTGTTCCCCCTCACCCAGGACCCCCCCGCCCAGCTCGTCATCCTCCCCACGGAGCCCCCCACCCACGGCACCCCCCACACGCTGG ctgatgtGATGGACCAGGCGTCGCTGTGGCCCCCCATGTACCCGGGCCGGGGTCCCGGTGcccacctgcagcacacagggcagctCCCTGTGTACCCACGGTCGCAGTTCCTGCGGCAGCAGGAGCTCtatgccctgcagcagcagcagcagcagcagcaacgGGCAGCCCAGGCCCTCGAGATCCAGCGCCAGGTGCACGGCCAG CGGAAGCcggaggagcagcccctggagctggaggagaggggtCCCGAGAAGCCCCTCAAACCCTCCCACAAAGCAGTTGCCTTAAACCCCCCGGCCAAGGGCCTGGCCTCGGCGGCCCCCGCGCCCCCCAAGCTGTCCCCGTGCTGCCACTCGCCGGCCCTGCGGCACCCGGCCAAGTGCCCCGTGACGCTGCCCACGGCCCCCTGCACTTTACCCGCCTgccccgccgccagccccgccgtGGCCCCGCGCTCGCCCGCCGCCAGCCCCCTGCCCGCCCCCAGCAAGGGCGGCGACGGCGACGACGCGCGGGGCGAGGGGCAGCCCCCGCGCCGCTACCCCAAACCCCTGGAGCCAG ACCTGCCCCCCGGGTATGGCTACCCCGCCGCCGCCGTGGGCTACCCCGCGGCGCACTCGGCCGAGCCGGCGGACCCCGACCCCGTGCACGCCGGCTCCCCGCCCGCCGAGCCCGAGCAGTCCCGGACCTTCAGCCCCGCGGCCGAGGCTCTGCGGGACCCGACCCCCCCGCGGGACCCCCCGGCCGAGGGTCCCGGGGCGCTGCTGCACCGCCAccacctgctgctgcccccgggGCCGGCCGGCGGCACCGAGGAGCCCTTCGGGGGGCACCGGGAGGTGGCTCAGGGAGCGCCGGAGCAGCCGGAGCAGCAGCACCCCGTGCCCGAAGCAGGGGGCTCCCCGCTGCCCCCCactgtggaggaggaggaggaagaggaggaggaggaggacgaggaggaagGCGACAGCGATGGCTTGGAGCCAGAGGGCAGCTGcgatgaggaggaggaggatggtgaCATCCCCGGTGGACATCAGGGCTGCTCGGGTGGGCTGGAGGCGCTGATCGCCGCCGGCATCGACCTGGGGGAGCTGCCGGCGCTGGAGGAACCCGAGGAgccccccccggcccccccctCGCCTGCCCCCCACTCCTCAGGGATCCCCGGCATCGCCCTGCTCAGCGAGCTCGCCGACCTGGAGCTGCGCCGGCGCCGCTGCGACCTGGCCAGGGAAG gtgaggatgaggagctgctggccttCAACCTGCAGAACCTGGCCACGGTGGCGGCCGCCTGGTCACTGGTGGAGGCggcagggcgggagggcagCCCCCCCCCGCTCAGccccctgcccgtgtcccccccgccccgcgcccgcgtGCCCCGGCGCAAGTACACCTGGACCCCCAAAAACAAGGCC GTGTGCCCGCTGAAGGCGGCCATGGAGCAGCTGAACACGCAGGAGGTGGAGGTGCGGATGCGCCTGGCCGAGCTCCAGCGCCGCTACAAGGAGAAGCAGCGGGAGCTGGTGAGGCTGCAGCGGCGCCACGACCACGA GCGTGACGAGAGCTCCCGCAgcccggcgcggcgcgggcccggccggCCCAGGAAGAGGAAACACTccagtgccctgggcagggccgAGAGCCGCAAGGTCAA GGCAGTGAAGaccagcctgtccctgctgtgtgccgAGCTGCGGGGGGACCCTGAGCCCCAGAAGAAGAGGAGCAAACTGGCAGGGGGGACCTTCGGCAGCCTCCAGGGCTCCCCG CTGAAGCAGAAGGTGAAGGGCAAGGGGCTGCCCCccgggctcagccccttccGCCGGAGGGACCCCAACCCCGGTGCCCGCATCCAGAAGAAGCTGAACCGGCCCAAGGGCTCCAAGGGCTCCAAGTACCAGGGGCAGGACCCCGGTCCCCGGCAGCCCCCCCACTTCAGAG ATGAGCCTGAGGGTGACACAGACAGCGAGGAGGGGGACGAGGAGCCGGGGCTGTCACTGCCCACGGGGCcggtggctgtgctggggccctCCCCGTCCTCCGTGGTGAAGATGGAGGCCAACGAGAAGgccaagaagaaaaaggaaaggcaggggCTGCTAG GTCCCTGCCGCCTGGGCAGCCCCGAGGGGGAGGTGAAGATCAAGCGGCGGCCGGTGAAGCCGGGGGCAGCCGGGAAGCTGGAGAAGGTGCCGGGCCGGCGGAAGGCAGGGGGCTGCCCCGAGGGCAGCAAGAAGAAGCTGAAAGCCAAGGCCAAGGAGAGCCTGCGGCCCCCAGGCCCCGGCGGCCCCagccccccgggacccccgggcagCCTCTTTGGGGGCACCGACCCCCGGCTGCTGGGGCCGCGGGACGAGGGGGCTCGGCTGGGAGAGAGGGGCAAGAAGGGCACCCGCAAGAGCAAAGGGCTGCAGGCGGCCCTCAGG CGCAAGAATGGGGCACTCTCTCTGGCCCTCTCTCCCCGGAGCGCCAAGACCATCCTGAGCAAGGGCAAGAAACTGGCCAAGGTCAAGAGCAAAGTGGCCACCAAACAG TGCAAGGGCCGGGCCGTCAGCAAACTCCTGGAGAGCTTCACCGTGGAGGATGACTTCGACTTCGACGACAACAGCAGCTTctcggaggaggaggaggagctggggggctGCCTGGCAGCGGGGACACGCCGGGGGGTGCCCCACGCCTGCGCCATCCAGAAGGAGGATCTGCGGGACGGGCTGCACATCCTGATCCCCAAGGAGGACAGCCTGCTCTACGCCGGCAGCGTGCGCACCATCCAGCCCCCTGACAT ctaCAGCATCATCATCGAGGGAGAGCGGGGGAACCGGCAGCACATCTActcacaggagcagctgctgcaggaggca GTCCTGGACGTTCGGCCGCAGTCACGCCGGAGCCTCCCACCCGGCACCCGCGTCTGTGCCTACTGGAGCCAGAAATCCCGGTGCCTCTACCCCGGGAATGTGGTGCGAG GCTCCTCCAGcgatgaggaggaggaggacgcCGAGGCCGTGCTGGTGGAGTTCGATGACGGGGACACGGGACACATCGCTGTGTCCAACATCCGCCTGCTGCCCCCCGACTTCAAGATCCAAT GCACCGAGCCCTCCCCGGCATTGCTGGTGTCCAGCTCCTGCCGGCGGGCAAAGCGGGCGTGTGGCGACGTGGGCACCCCTGGGGCGCTGCCCCCCACGCTGTGCCCCGACCACGGCCCCCAGCCCCCCCGGAATTCCGGCAGGAAGGCGGCGGGCAAGGAGAAAAGTG GCAAAGCCGTGGAGGGGCTGTCGGGGGGCCGGGGTCCGGCGCTGGCTGACCCCGCggccgggcggcgcggggggtccctgctcagctgggcCGCCGTGGCACAGACCAAGCGGAAGGCGGCGAACAAGGGCTCGGCCGTGCTCCAGAACCTCTTCCAGGTCAACGGCAGCACCAAGAAGCTGCGGGCCAAGGAGACCCTCTTCCCTctgcaccaccaccaccaccacctcgCCGCCCCCGTCTTCGGCAACGCCTTCGGCGCCGACTCCTTCGGCCGCATCGCCAGCTCCTACGGCTCCTTCGGCGCCGGTGCCGGGCTGGTGCTGCCGGCGGCCCAGAAGCTCCTGCGCTCCAAGAAGGCCGAGCGGCTGGAGGCCGAGGTGGGCAGGAGCGGGCGCAGGAAGGCGACAGGCAGCGAGTTCCTGGTCAAGCTGGACCACGAAGGGGTGACGTCCCCCAAGAACAAGACGTGCAAGGCGCTGCTGTTGGCCGAGAAGGACtttggggccaggctggagcgGCCGCTGGGCAGCCACGGCTACGGACACGCCGGCCTGGGCGGGCGGGAGCGCAGGGGCCGCGCGGCCACGCACCCGCTGCCCGTGGGGCTGGCGCTGCGCAAGTACTCGGGGCACGGGGACTTCGCCCTGAACTGCGACAGCGACTGCCACAGCTCCTACTCGGACATGGACGAGGACGAGGACGCGGGTGGCCTCGGCGCCGACGTCCCCTCGCGCTTCATGACGCGCCTTTCcgtgtcctcctcctcctcgggcTCCTCCACCTCgtccagctctggctccatctccacgtccagcctgtgctcctcGGACAATGAGGATTCCTCCTACAGCTCGGAGGACGAGGACtcggcgctgctgctgcagacctgCCTGTCGCACCCGGTGCCGGCGCTGCTGGCGCAGCCGGACGCGCTGCGGCCCAAGGGCGCCGCGCCCCAGCGCTGCTTCCTGTCCAaggcggccgccgccggccccaAGGCCAAGCTCAAGCGCAAGGATCCCCTCAGCTTCGCCAAAGCCAAAGAGTTCTCCCGGCGGCAGCGCCTGCCCTCGGTGGAAAACCGGCCAAAGATCTCCGCCTTCCTGCCCGCGCGCCAGCTCTGGAGGTGGTCGGGGAACCCCACACAG CGGCGCGGCATGAAGGGCAAGGCGCGGAAGCTGTTCTACAAGGCCATCGTGCGGGGCAAGGAGACGCTGCGCGTGGGCGACTGCGCCGTGTTCCTGTCGGCCGGGCGGCCCAACCTGCCCTACATCGGCCGCATCGAGAGCATGTGGGAGTCCTGGGCCAGCAACATGGTGGTCAAGGTCAAGTGGTTCTACCACCCCGAGGAGACCAAGCTGGGCAAGCGCCAGAGCGATGGCaag AACGCGCTGTACCAGTCGTGCCACGAGGACGAGAACGACGTGCAGACCATCTCGCACAAGTGCCAGGTGGTGGGGCGGGAGCACTACGAGCAGCTGACGCGCGGCCGCCGCTGCCAGGACCGCCAGGACCTCTATTACCTGGCGGGCACCTACGACCCCACCACGGGGCGCCTGGTGACCGCCGACGGGGTGCCCATCCTGTGCTGA